In the Dioscorea cayenensis subsp. rotundata cultivar TDr96_F1 chromosome 12, TDr96_F1_v2_PseudoChromosome.rev07_lg8_w22 25.fasta, whole genome shotgun sequence genome, one interval contains:
- the LOC120273814 gene encoding uncharacterized protein LOC120273814 isoform X2: MHCPLVFLIFILLVFLFFILLVFLLFNRTSPLHPTPLSGLHFHPSIHPWHLYLDPSGRMRRILSGVDVSIEEIESTVNAILDGNMNAILEQRHSINDLMILILKLKRENTLTIYRTYTGHCLVVGLEAFQVDRTSVDFVLSLLLAAQGNQGVQIK; the protein is encoded by the exons atgcaTTGCCCCCTTGTCTTCCTCATCTTCATCCTCCTtgttttcctcttcttcatcctccttGTCTTCCTCCTCTTCAATCGCACTTCGCCTCTGCATCCGACACCACTCTCCGGCCTCCacttccatccatccatccatccatggCATCTCTATTTGGATCCTTCTGGCAG GATGCGAAGGATTTTGAGTG GAGTTGATGTCtctattgaagaaatagaatcCACTGTCAATGCTATTCTTGATGGAAACATGAATGCCATTTTGGAGCAGCGTCATAGCATAAATG ATTTGATGATACTAATCCTGAAGCTGAAAAGAGAGAATACATTGACCATTTACAGGACATATACAGGACATTGTCTAGTGGTTGGGCTGGAAGCCTTTCAAG TTGACAGGACAAGTGTTGACTTTGTCTTGTCCTTATTGTTAGCTGCTCAAGGAAATCAAGgagtacaaataaaataa
- the LOC120273814 gene encoding uncharacterized protein LOC120273814 isoform X5 yields the protein MHCPLVFLIFILLVFLFFILLVFLLFNRTSPLHPTPLSGLHFHPSIHPWHLYLDPSGRMRRILSAGVDVSIEEIESTVNAILDGNMNAILEQRHSINASYVEKLESCNHGQILK from the exons atgcaTTGCCCCCTTGTCTTCCTCATCTTCATCCTCCTtgttttcctcttcttcatcctccttGTCTTCCTCCTCTTCAATCGCACTTCGCCTCTGCATCCGACACCACTCTCCGGCCTCCacttccatccatccatccatccatggCATCTCTATTTGGATCCTTCTGGCAG GATGCGAAGGATTTTGAGTG CAGGAGTTGATGTCtctattgaagaaatagaatcCACTGTCAATGCTATTCTTGATGGAAACATGAATGCCATTTTGGAGCAGCGTCATAGCATAAATG caagcTATGTGGAGAAGTTAGAAAGCTGCAACCATGGGCAGATACTGAAATAG
- the LOC120273814 gene encoding uncharacterized protein LOC120273814 isoform X4 — MHCPLVFLIFILLVFLFFILLVFLLFNRTSPLHPTPLSGLHFHPSIHPWHLYLDPSGRMRRILSAGVDVSIEEIESTVNAILDGNMNAILEQRHSINDLMILILKLKRENTLTIYRTYTGHCLVVGLEAFQGQVLTLSCPYC, encoded by the exons atgcaTTGCCCCCTTGTCTTCCTCATCTTCATCCTCCTtgttttcctcttcttcatcctccttGTCTTCCTCCTCTTCAATCGCACTTCGCCTCTGCATCCGACACCACTCTCCGGCCTCCacttccatccatccatccatccatggCATCTCTATTTGGATCCTTCTGGCAG GATGCGAAGGATTTTGAGTG CAGGAGTTGATGTCtctattgaagaaatagaatcCACTGTCAATGCTATTCTTGATGGAAACATGAATGCCATTTTGGAGCAGCGTCATAGCATAAATG ATTTGATGATACTAATCCTGAAGCTGAAAAGAGAGAATACATTGACCATTTACAGGACATATACAGGACATTGTCTAGTGGTTGGGCTGGAAGCCTTTCAAG GACAAGTGTTGACTTTGTCTTGTCCTTATTGTTAG
- the LOC120273814 gene encoding uncharacterized protein LOC120273814 isoform X1 — protein MHCPLVFLIFILLVFLFFILLVFLLFNRTSPLHPTPLSGLHFHPSIHPWHLYLDPSGRMRRILSAGVDVSIEEIESTVNAILDGNMNAILEQRHSINDLMILILKLKRENTLTIYRTYTGHCLVVGLEAFQVDRTSVDFVLSLLLAAQGNQGVQIK, from the exons atgcaTTGCCCCCTTGTCTTCCTCATCTTCATCCTCCTtgttttcctcttcttcatcctccttGTCTTCCTCCTCTTCAATCGCACTTCGCCTCTGCATCCGACACCACTCTCCGGCCTCCacttccatccatccatccatccatggCATCTCTATTTGGATCCTTCTGGCAG GATGCGAAGGATTTTGAGTG CAGGAGTTGATGTCtctattgaagaaatagaatcCACTGTCAATGCTATTCTTGATGGAAACATGAATGCCATTTTGGAGCAGCGTCATAGCATAAATG ATTTGATGATACTAATCCTGAAGCTGAAAAGAGAGAATACATTGACCATTTACAGGACATATACAGGACATTGTCTAGTGGTTGGGCTGGAAGCCTTTCAAG TTGACAGGACAAGTGTTGACTTTGTCTTGTCCTTATTGTTAGCTGCTCAAGGAAATCAAGgagtacaaataaaataa
- the LOC120273814 gene encoding uncharacterized protein LOC120273814 isoform X3, translated as MHCPLVFLIFILLVFLFFILLVFLLFNRTSPLHPTPLSGLHFHPSIHPWHLYLDPSGRMRRILSAGVDVSIEEIESTVNAILDGNMNAILEQRHSINDLMILILKLKRENTLTIYRTYTGHCLVVGLEAFQAAQGNQGVQIK; from the exons atgcaTTGCCCCCTTGTCTTCCTCATCTTCATCCTCCTtgttttcctcttcttcatcctccttGTCTTCCTCCTCTTCAATCGCACTTCGCCTCTGCATCCGACACCACTCTCCGGCCTCCacttccatccatccatccatccatggCATCTCTATTTGGATCCTTCTGGCAG GATGCGAAGGATTTTGAGTG CAGGAGTTGATGTCtctattgaagaaatagaatcCACTGTCAATGCTATTCTTGATGGAAACATGAATGCCATTTTGGAGCAGCGTCATAGCATAAATG ATTTGATGATACTAATCCTGAAGCTGAAAAGAGAGAATACATTGACCATTTACAGGACATATACAGGACATTGTCTAGTGGTTGGGCTGGAAGCCTTTCAAG CTGCTCAAGGAAATCAAGgagtacaaataaaataa
- the LOC120273814 gene encoding uncharacterized protein LOC120273814 isoform X6: MHCPLVFLIFILLVFLFFILLVFLLFNRTSPLHPTPLSGLHFHPSIHPWHLYLDPSGRFDDTNPEAEKREYIDHLQDIYRTLSSGWAGSLSRTSVDFVLSLLLAAQGNQGVQIK, from the exons atgcaTTGCCCCCTTGTCTTCCTCATCTTCATCCTCCTtgttttcctcttcttcatcctccttGTCTTCCTCCTCTTCAATCGCACTTCGCCTCTGCATCCGACACCACTCTCCGGCCTCCacttccatccatccatccatccatggCATCTCTATTTGGATCCTTCTGGCAG ATTTGATGATACTAATCCTGAAGCTGAAAAGAGAGAATACATTGACCATTTACAGGACATATACAGGACATTGTCTAGTGGTTGGGCTGGAAGCCTTTCAAG GACAAGTGTTGACTTTGTCTTGTCCTTATTGTTAGCTGCTCAAGGAAATCAAGgagtacaaataaaataa